A single window of Priestia filamentosa DNA harbors:
- the qcrB gene encoding menaquinol-cytochrome c reductase cytochrome b subunit, whose translation MLNKIYDWVDERLDITPMWRDIADHEVPEHVNPAHHFSAFVYCFGGLTFFITVIQILSGMFLTMYYVPDIKNAWESVYYLQNEVAFGQIVRGMHHWGASLVIVMMFLHTLRVFFQGAYKKPRELNWIVGVLIFFVMLGLGFTGYLLPWDMKALFATKVGLQIAESTPLIGGQIKTLLAGHPTIVGAQTLTRFFAIHVFFLPGALLGLMGAHFIMIRKQGISGPL comes from the coding sequence ATGTTGAATAAAATATATGACTGGGTAGATGAGCGGTTGGATATTACGCCAATGTGGCGCGATATTGCTGATCATGAGGTTCCAGAACATGTCAACCCAGCCCATCACTTTTCTGCTTTTGTATACTGCTTTGGTGGCCTTACTTTTTTTATTACTGTTATTCAAATTTTGTCTGGTATGTTTTTGACGATGTACTATGTGCCAGATATAAAAAATGCATGGGAATCTGTTTATTATCTCCAAAATGAAGTTGCATTTGGCCAAATTGTTCGTGGCATGCATCATTGGGGCGCAAGTTTAGTCATCGTGATGATGTTTTTACATACTCTACGCGTTTTTTTCCAAGGTGCATACAAGAAACCAAGAGAATTGAACTGGATTGTAGGGGTACTTATTTTCTTCGTTATGCTTGGTTTAGGATTTACAGGTTATTTATTACCATGGGATATGAAAGCGCTATTCGCTACAAAAGTAGGACTTCAAATCGCAGAATCAACCCCGCTTATTGGAGGACAAATTAAAACGCTGCTTGCAGGGCACCCAACGATTGTGGGAGCCCAAACCTTAACAAGATTCTTTGCTATTCATGTCTTCTTCCTGCCCGGCGCTTTGCTAGGATTAATGGGTGCACACTTTATCATGATTCGAAAACAAGGTATATCAGGTCCGCTTTAA
- a CDS encoding ReoY family proteolytic degradation factor, with translation MAIPVSIDEKKEFIRWFLTNYQLKRRECVWILNYLMSHDQLMKKVHFVEKAQFCPRGLIMSTHCVDDPSFRFYKENVMTTDAEKSFHDIRLNRDEDIYIQLNFRSSYLSPQYVAVLEDNPYIPKNLEVNEKDRLLAEKMLDDSIKSFHKAKIMELIDKALDEGDKEEFYRLTDYLKKYEESQ, from the coding sequence ATGGCGATCCCAGTATCTATAGATGAAAAGAAAGAATTTATTCGCTGGTTTTTAACAAATTATCAACTAAAAAGACGTGAGTGCGTTTGGATTTTAAATTATTTAATGAGCCATGATCAACTAATGAAGAAAGTTCATTTTGTAGAGAAAGCTCAGTTTTGTCCTCGAGGATTAATTATGTCAACACATTGTGTTGACGATCCGTCATTTCGATTCTATAAAGAGAACGTGATGACAACAGATGCGGAAAAATCATTTCATGATATTCGTTTGAACAGGGATGAAGATATTTACATTCAGCTAAACTTTCGCTCATCGTATCTCTCACCGCAGTATGTTGCTGTTTTAGAAGATAATCCTTACATTCCTAAAAACTTAGAAGTAAACGAAAAAGATCGGTTGCTTGCTGAAAAAATGTTAGACGATTCTATTAAGTCTTTCCATAAAGCGAAAATTATGGAGCTCATCGATAAAGCTCTCGATGAAGGAGACAAAGAGGAATTTTATCGTCTAACAGACTACTTAAAAAAATATGAAGAAAGTCAATAA
- a CDS encoding prephenate dehydrogenase yields the protein MTRNIAVIGLGLIGGSLSLNIRETQENVHMIGYDINKDQLHLAKSLGVIDEEASSIECACEKADIIIIAVPVTHAVALCEKLASLKLKKGVIITDVGSTKTKIVETANIFAHQDVHFIGGHPMAGSHKSGVAAAKVHLFENAYYILTPSEHTAEEKVSELKQLLQGTKSQLIEMTPSEHDRVAGVISHFPHIIAASLVHQAKKYKKQNELTSKLAAGGFRDITRIASSSPVMWRDILIHNQQSMLELFDEWALEMEEIKEMVRSLDAEGIFNYFEEAKNFRDGLPVKEKGAIPSFYDLYVDVPDYPGIISEVTGYLAEERISITNLRILETREDIYGVLRLSLQKEEDREKARICLESHGYGTFIPS from the coding sequence GTGACAAGAAATATTGCTGTCATTGGACTAGGATTGATAGGTGGTTCACTTTCTTTAAACATAAGAGAAACGCAAGAAAACGTACATATGATTGGATATGATATAAACAAAGATCAGCTTCATCTTGCCAAATCATTAGGTGTTATTGATGAGGAAGCTTCTTCTATCGAGTGTGCATGTGAAAAAGCAGACATTATTATTATTGCGGTTCCTGTTACACATGCTGTTGCCTTATGTGAGAAACTAGCTTCTTTAAAACTGAAAAAAGGCGTTATTATTACAGATGTCGGAAGCACAAAAACAAAAATCGTTGAGACAGCGAACATTTTTGCACATCAAGACGTTCACTTTATTGGAGGACATCCAATGGCTGGATCTCACAAAAGCGGCGTAGCTGCTGCAAAGGTTCATTTGTTTGAAAATGCTTATTATATTTTAACTCCTTCTGAACATACGGCAGAGGAAAAGGTTAGCGAGCTTAAGCAGCTTCTTCAAGGAACAAAGTCACAGCTTATCGAAATGACGCCTTCTGAGCATGATAGAGTAGCAGGAGTTATTAGTCATTTCCCTCATATTATTGCGGCAAGCCTTGTTCATCAAGCTAAAAAATATAAAAAGCAAAATGAGTTAACCTCAAAGCTTGCGGCAGGAGGCTTCCGAGATATTACGCGTATCGCTTCAAGCAGTCCTGTTATGTGGCGAGATATTTTAATTCATAATCAACAATCAATGCTTGAACTTTTTGATGAGTGGGCATTAGAGATGGAAGAAATTAAAGAAATGGTACGTTCGCTTGATGCAGAAGGAATTTTTAATTATTTCGAAGAAGCTAAAAATTTCCGAGATGGCCTTCCTGTAAAAGAAAAAGGAGCAATTCCTTCTTTTTACGATTTGTATGTGGACGTGCCAGACTATCCAGGGATTATTTCAGAAGTAACAGGCTACTTAGCGGAAGAAAGAATCAGTATTACAAATCTACGCATTTTAGAAACACGTGAAGATATTTATGGAGTTCTTCGTCTTAGTCTTCAAAAAGAAGAAGATCGTGAAAAGGCTAGAATATGTTTAGAGAGTCATGGATATGGAACATTTATTCCATCTTAA
- a CDS encoding tetratricopeptide repeat protein encodes MTELEQAIKYIESNEVEKGLKLISEIKDVVADDEKLLILECFQQWGLIDEALAMADKLLELYPNEAELLVIKAELYIDVEQEEKALETLEKISHSHPVYAQALLLMADLYEMQGLPEVAEAKLLNAKELLPDEPVIDFALGEFFLSQGEFKNAQKYYKKLLKTEEDFNGTNLHHRLAESLSGLGQFEEALPHYEKALENKLEINILFEYGVTAYQAGQHTTAIARLTELKELDPQYHSVYLPLAKAYEQEEMLAEALQTAKEGIKDDEFNKELWFYSGKIALKLQNEEWAEKAFREALALDPGYLEALLTLAKLLLHQERFEDVIEHYEHAKEFGEDDPHFEWDLAKAYEGAEEYKKALNAYEAAYSFFKEDILFLEDYGMFLMEEGKRREARTMFEKILSINPSATDIQEILWQLEDL; translated from the coding sequence ATGACAGAGCTTGAACAAGCTATAAAATATATTGAAAGCAATGAAGTTGAAAAAGGTTTAAAACTTATCAGCGAAATAAAAGATGTTGTTGCAGATGACGAGAAACTCCTCATTCTCGAATGTTTTCAACAGTGGGGTCTTATTGATGAAGCGCTTGCAATGGCAGACAAGCTGCTGGAGCTTTACCCAAACGAAGCAGAGCTTCTTGTTATTAAAGCAGAGCTTTATATTGATGTAGAACAGGAAGAGAAAGCACTTGAAACATTAGAGAAGATTTCGCACAGCCACCCGGTTTATGCTCAAGCATTACTTTTAATGGCTGATTTATATGAGATGCAAGGTCTTCCTGAAGTAGCAGAAGCTAAATTGCTTAATGCAAAAGAGCTTTTGCCTGATGAACCTGTCATCGACTTTGCGCTTGGCGAATTCTTTCTTAGTCAAGGAGAATTTAAAAATGCACAAAAGTACTATAAAAAACTGTTGAAGACAGAAGAGGACTTCAATGGAACAAACTTACACCACCGTTTAGCTGAATCACTTAGCGGTCTTGGTCAGTTTGAAGAAGCACTTCCACATTATGAGAAAGCACTTGAGAATAAGCTTGAAATTAATATTTTGTTTGAGTATGGGGTAACAGCTTATCAAGCAGGTCAGCATACAACAGCAATTGCAAGGCTAACAGAATTAAAAGAACTTGATCCGCAATATCATTCTGTATATCTTCCACTTGCTAAAGCATATGAGCAAGAAGAAATGTTAGCAGAAGCACTTCAAACAGCAAAAGAAGGAATAAAAGATGATGAATTCAATAAAGAGCTTTGGTTTTATAGTGGAAAGATTGCTCTTAAACTTCAAAACGAGGAATGGGCAGAGAAAGCTTTCCGTGAAGCTTTAGCTCTTGATCCAGGCTATTTAGAAGCCCTCTTAACTCTTGCCAAACTTCTTCTACATCAAGAACGATTTGAAGATGTTATTGAGCACTATGAACATGCAAAAGAGTTTGGAGAGGACGATCCTCATTTTGAATGGGACCTTGCTAAAGCGTACGAAGGTGCAGAAGAATACAAAAAAGCATTAAATGCTTACGAAGCTGCATATAGTTTCTTTAAAGAAGATATTTTATTTTTAGAAGACTACGGTATGTTTCTCATGGAGGAGGGAAAAAGAAGAGAAGCGCGCACAATGTTTGAAAAAATACTCTCAATTAACCCATCTGCAACAGACATACAAGAAATCTTATGGCAATTAGAAGATTTGTGA
- a CDS encoding DUF2487 family protein, translated as MLKWNSSDVGIYLAQKEYIDTIIIPLHAVNFVDEVKKNGFLWENMIAITNEIEHRFKGRVMLCPPFTYHSKEPSVTARLEQWIEDFYDGEAKHILFLTSDKAWQQEQVKGSVVFVPFEMQETEKGKKEAIKIQVEKVTKSLLGIWK; from the coding sequence ATGTTGAAATGGAATAGTAGTGATGTCGGAATTTATCTTGCTCAAAAGGAATACATTGATACAATTATCATTCCGCTTCACGCCGTCAATTTTGTGGACGAAGTCAAGAAGAATGGTTTTTTATGGGAAAACATGATAGCGATTACAAATGAAATTGAGCACAGATTTAAAGGGAGAGTAATGTTATGTCCTCCTTTCACGTATCATAGTAAAGAGCCCTCAGTAACCGCGCGTCTAGAGCAATGGATTGAAGACTTCTATGATGGAGAAGCAAAGCATATTCTCTTTCTAACTAGTGATAAAGCGTGGCAACAAGAACAAGTGAAAGGATCGGTTGTTTTTGTCCCTTTTGAAATGCAAGAAACAGAGAAAGGAAAGAAAGAAGCAATCAAGATTCAAGTTGAAAAGGTAACAAAAAGTCTTTTAGGAATATGGAAGTGA
- a CDS encoding ubiquinol-cytochrome c reductase iron-sulfur subunit → MEEREHRVSRRQFLTYTLTGVGGFMAAGMLMPMVRFAVDPVLKKGAGEEMVAVAQVKEITTTPQRFEFTIDQVDAWHESEEPRTAWVYKDSKGEIVALSPICKHLGCTVNWNGDKKNHPNRFYCPCHNGLYEKSGKNVPGTPPMAPLDLFHMEVKKGTLYLGNVKPRGEV, encoded by the coding sequence ATGGAGGAAAGAGAGCATCGTGTGTCACGCCGTCAGTTTTTGACTTATACATTGACAGGTGTAGGAGGGTTCATGGCGGCTGGAATGCTAATGCCAATGGTTCGTTTTGCAGTTGATCCGGTTCTGAAAAAAGGGGCTGGCGAAGAAATGGTTGCTGTTGCACAAGTGAAGGAAATTACAACAACACCCCAGCGGTTTGAGTTCACTATTGATCAAGTTGATGCATGGCATGAATCGGAAGAGCCAAGAACAGCGTGGGTATATAAGGACAGCAAAGGAGAGATTGTGGCTCTTTCCCCAATTTGTAAGCATCTCGGCTGTACAGTAAACTGGAATGGAGATAAGAAAAATCACCCAAACCGGTTTTATTGTCCATGTCATAACGGACTTTACGAAAAAAGCGGAAAGAATGTGCCAGGTACTCCACCAATGGCACCGCTCGATCTTTTCCACATGGAAGTGAAAAAGGGAACTTTATATTTAGGGAACGTCAAACCACGGGGGGAAGTGTAG
- a CDS encoding menaquinol-cytochrome c reductase cytochrome b/c subunit yields the protein MHRGKGMKFVGDSRVPDKERRNIPKDYSEYPGKTEAFWPNFLLKEWLVGAVFLIGYLCLTVAHPSPLERMADPNDAGYTPLPDWYFLFLYQLLKYTYASGPYNAIGAFIIPGIAFGALLLAPFLDRGPERRPTKRPFATGFMLLAVAGTFYLTWESVKAVNWEEREAQGEIKNVAEVDQEAEGYKIANEQTCLQCHGENLEGGAGGPALAETKLSADEIAKIAKEGRGNMPSGVFKGSDEELKTLSEYIESGGKPKE from the coding sequence ATGCATCGCGGAAAGGGAATGAAGTTTGTTGGAGATTCGCGCGTACCAGATAAAGAAAGACGCAATATTCCAAAAGATTATTCGGAATATCCAGGGAAAACAGAAGCATTCTGGCCTAACTTTTTACTCAAAGAATGGCTTGTTGGCGCTGTCTTCTTAATTGGATATCTATGTTTAACAGTTGCCCATCCTTCACCACTTGAACGAATGGCGGACCCAAATGATGCAGGATATACGCCATTACCAGACTGGTACTTTCTATTTCTCTACCAGCTCCTAAAATACACGTATGCTTCAGGTCCATATAACGCAATTGGCGCTTTTATTATTCCAGGAATTGCGTTTGGCGCATTGCTACTTGCACCATTTCTTGATAGAGGACCTGAAAGAAGACCAACGAAACGCCCATTTGCAACAGGGTTCATGCTTTTAGCTGTAGCAGGAACGTTCTACTTAACATGGGAATCTGTAAAAGCAGTAAATTGGGAAGAACGTGAAGCCCAAGGTGAAATTAAAAACGTTGCAGAAGTTGACCAAGAAGCAGAAGGGTATAAAATTGCGAATGAGCAAACCTGTTTGCAATGTCATGGGGAAAACCTTGAGGGAGGAGCAGGAGGACCTGCATTAGCAGAAACAAAGCTCTCAGCAGATGAAATTGCAAAGATTGCAAAAGAGGGAAGAGGAAATATGCCTTCTGGAGTTTTTAAAGGATCAGATGAAGAGTTAAAAACGCTCTCTGAATATATTGAGAGTGGTGGGAAGCCCAAAGAATAA
- the aroA gene encoding 3-phosphoshikimate 1-carboxyvinyltransferase — MTKVLESQKVSLKGEIAIPGDKSISHRAVMFGSIAEGKTTVHNFLEGEDCLSTIECFRAMGVEINRTEDVVEINGRGFNGLKEPSQLLDVGNSGTTTRLILGLLAGTDFHSCLIGDDSIAKRPMARVTVPLRLMGAKIDGRENGQYTPLAVRGHALKGITYESPVASAQIKSAILLAGINAEGKTTVKEPHKSRDHTERMLGAFGVEVESDETSASVEGGQTLKGTTVNVPGDISSAAFFLVAGAIVPNSRIRLQNVGLNPTRTGIVDVLDMMNVKYKIEAERVESGEPVGDFVVETSDIKGTEISGDLIPRLIDEIPIIALLATQAEGETIIKDAAELRVKETDRISTVATELNKLGADITPTEDGMIIKGGTPLHGGNIDSHGDHRIGMMLAVASLITSSKVELERPEAISVSYPTFFEHLAKLSR; from the coding sequence ATGACGAAAGTGTTGGAAAGTCAGAAAGTAAGTTTAAAAGGGGAAATTGCCATTCCTGGTGATAAATCAATCTCGCACAGAGCCGTAATGTTCGGCTCTATTGCAGAAGGAAAAACAACCGTTCATAACTTTTTAGAAGGAGAAGATTGCCTAAGCACAATTGAATGTTTTCGAGCGATGGGTGTTGAAATTAACCGTACAGAAGATGTTGTGGAAATCAACGGACGCGGTTTTAATGGTTTAAAAGAACCAAGTCAGCTTCTTGATGTTGGAAACTCTGGCACAACAACAAGACTTATTCTTGGTCTTCTAGCTGGAACAGACTTTCACAGCTGCCTTATCGGAGACGACTCGATTGCTAAACGTCCAATGGCTCGTGTAACTGTTCCGCTTCGCTTAATGGGAGCAAAAATTGATGGACGTGAAAATGGTCAATATACGCCGCTTGCTGTGCGTGGACATGCATTAAAGGGGATTACATATGAATCGCCTGTTGCAAGTGCTCAAATTAAATCGGCTATTCTCTTAGCAGGCATTAATGCAGAAGGAAAAACAACGGTAAAAGAACCTCATAAATCACGTGATCATACAGAAAGAATGCTTGGCGCTTTTGGAGTAGAAGTGGAAAGCGATGAAACGAGTGCTTCTGTTGAAGGTGGACAAACGTTAAAAGGAACAACAGTAAACGTGCCTGGTGACATTTCTTCTGCTGCATTTTTCCTTGTTGCAGGAGCGATTGTACCAAACAGTCGTATTCGCCTCCAAAATGTTGGATTGAATCCAACCCGCACAGGTATTGTTGATGTATTAGATATGATGAATGTTAAATACAAAATTGAGGCGGAGCGTGTTGAAAGCGGAGAACCTGTTGGTGATTTCGTTGTAGAAACGTCTGATATTAAAGGAACAGAAATTAGTGGAGACTTAATTCCACGCCTTATTGATGAAATTCCGATTATTGCTCTTCTTGCAACACAAGCAGAAGGAGAGACAATTATTAAAGATGCAGCAGAGCTGCGTGTAAAAGAAACAGACCGTATTTCTACTGTTGCAACTGAACTAAATAAACTTGGAGCAGATATTACACCAACAGAAGACGGAATGATTATTAAAGGAGGCACTCCATTGCATGGAGGAAATATTGATAGTCATGGTGACCATCGCATTGGTATGATGCTTGCTGTTGCATCTCTTATTACTTCTTCGAAAGTAGAGCTGGAGCGTCCAGAAGCAATTAGCGTTTCATACCCAACTTTCTTTGAACATTTAGCAAAACTGTCACGCTAA